In a genomic window of Flavobacterium sp. KACC 22761:
- the kbl gene encoding glycine C-acetyltransferase: MYGKIKEHLQNELQTIEENGIFKKERIITSAQGAEITISTGETVLNFCANNYLGLSSHPEVVQAAKDAMDTHGFGMSSVRFICGTQDIHKTLEKKIADFYGTEDTILYAAAFDANGGVFEPLLGENDAIISDSLNHASIIDGVRLCKAARYRYENSNMEDLEQQLIKATEAGSRFKLIVTDGVFSMDGLVAPLDKICDLADKYDAMVMVDECHAAGFIGATGKGTLEAKGVMGRVDIITGTLGKALGGAMGGYTTAKKEIIEILRQRSRPYLFSNSLAPAIVGASIKVFELLEKDTTLRDKLEWNTSYFKEGMKKAGFDIIDGDSAIVPVMLYDAKLSQTMANELLKEGIYVIGFFFPVVPKDKARIRVQLSAAHTKEHLDKAIEAFTLTGKMLKVI; the protein is encoded by the coding sequence ATGTACGGTAAAATTAAAGAGCATCTGCAAAATGAATTGCAGACTATTGAAGAAAATGGAATTTTCAAAAAAGAGCGTATCATAACTTCGGCTCAGGGAGCTGAAATTACAATTTCGACAGGAGAGACTGTTTTGAATTTTTGTGCGAACAATTATTTGGGGCTTTCTTCTCATCCAGAAGTTGTTCAAGCAGCAAAAGATGCGATGGATACTCACGGATTTGGAATGTCTTCTGTTCGTTTTATTTGCGGAACGCAAGATATTCATAAGACTTTAGAAAAAAAGATTGCCGATTTTTATGGAACAGAGGATACCATATTGTATGCAGCTGCTTTTGATGCAAACGGTGGTGTTTTTGAGCCATTATTAGGAGAAAACGATGCAATTATTTCTGATAGTTTAAATCATGCTTCGATTATAGATGGAGTTCGTTTGTGCAAAGCAGCTCGCTATCGCTATGAAAATAGCAATATGGAAGATTTAGAACAGCAATTAATTAAAGCAACAGAAGCTGGTTCTCGTTTTAAATTAATTGTAACTGACGGCGTTTTCTCAATGGACGGTTTGGTGGCTCCTCTTGATAAAATTTGCGACTTAGCTGATAAATACGATGCAATGGTAATGGTTGACGAATGTCATGCTGCCGGATTTATAGGTGCGACAGGAAAAGGAACCCTTGAGGCAAAAGGCGTAATGGGACGTGTTGATATTATAACTGGAACATTAGGTAAAGCTTTGGGTGGTGCAATGGGAGGTTATACAACAGCGAAAAAAGAAATCATAGAGATCTTGCGTCAACGTTCAAGACCTTATTTGTTTTCAAATTCATTGGCTCCTGCAATTGTTGGCGCTTCAATAAAAGTGTTTGAATTGCTAGAAAAAGATACAACGCTTCGTGATAAACTAGAATGGAACACCAGCTATTTTAAAGAAGGCATGAAAAAAGCCGGTTTTGATATTATAGATGGTGATTCGGCAATTGTACCTGTTATGCTGTATGATGCAAAATTGTCGCAAACTATGGCGAATGAATTGCTAAAAGAAGGAATTTACGTAATCGGATTCTTTTTTCCTGTAGTTCCAAAAGATAAGGCTAGAATACGAGTACAACTTTCTGCAGCGCATACTAAAGAACACTTAGACAAGGCCATAGAAGCATTTACATTAACAGGTAAAATGTTAAAAGTTATATAA